The Bacillus sp. FJAT-27916 genomic interval ATGATCAGCTATCAGCAGAGAATACATCTTATTGGAGCGGAGTTGGGAGAAGGTTCAAACAAAATAAAGTGGCCTTAACAGGTTTCATCATTCTGTTACTTCTGCTTTTCTTAGCCATATTGGGTCCATATTTTAATGAACATGGATATGATGATCAAGATATAAGCAGGGCTAATCTGCCTCCAAAAATTTCACTGCTCGAGTCGGTTTCATGGCTGCCCTTTGATGGGGTTGATACTCGAGGAGTTGACCAATATGAACAAAAGAACATAACGACAAATTTCTGGTTTGGCACCGATGAGCTAGGAAGGGATATATGGACAAGAGTATGGGAGGGAACGAGAGTATCCTTATATATTGCCTTGTTGGCAACCCTCATTGACATAATCATTGGCATCTCCTATGGAAGTATTTCTGCTTATTATGGCGGTAGGGTTGATAATATCATGCAACGGATCATTGAAATTTTAATTGGTATTCCACAGCTCATTATTATCATCATGCTGATTCTTGTTTTGAAGCCGGGCATCATTACGTTAACGATTGCGATGGGCCTTGCCGGGTGGACTGGCATGGCAAGGATTGTCCGCGGGAACATGTTGAAATTAAAAGAGCAAGAGTTTGTTTTGGCATCACGAACACTTGGGGCAAAGGATAGACGGCTGATTTTTCGGAATTTATTGCCGAATACACTAGGTCCAATTATTATAACGGTTTCCTTCTCTATACCTGGAGCCGTGTTCTCAGAAGCCTTTTTAAGCTTTATCGGACTGGGACTTCAGCCGCCGACAGCCTCTTTAGGAACCATTGTGAATGATGGCTTTAAATATATGAGAATTTATCCACACCAAATGGTTATTTCTTCTGTTGTAATCAGCTTGATTATGATTAGTTTCAATTTAATTGGCGATGGGCTGCGCGACGCGCTCGACCCTAGGTCACGAAAAAGATAAAAGAGGTGGAAGATAACGCATGGAGAAAATCTTAGAGGTAAATAATTTACACGTTTCTTTTCGAACCGATTATGGGAAAGTCCATGCAGTTCGCGGCGTTTCCTTTCATGTACATAAAGGAGAAACAATTGCCATTGTGGGGGAATCAGGCTCTGGCAAATCCGTCACATCAAAAGCGATTATGCGCTTGATTAAGGAGCCTGCTGGAAAGATTGAAGCTGGTGAAATATTGTTTGAGGGCAGAAACCTTCTTTCATTGTCGAAAAGGGAAATGAAGAAGGTACAAGGGTCCAAGATATCGATGATTTTTCAAGACCCGATGTCGTCGCTTAACCCGACGATGACCATCGGCGCCCAAATTGGCGAGGGGCTGGTTGCTCATCAAAACTATAAAAAAAGTGAGTCGAGGAAAAGGGTCATAGAATTGCTAGAGCTAGTGGGCATTTCTGAGCCGCATATTCGCTATAAGCATTACCCCCACCAGTTCTCCGGAGGGATGCGGCAGAGGGCTGCCATCGCGATGGCTCTTGCGTGTAATCCGAAAATCCTGATTGCAGATGAGCCGACGACTGCCTTAGATGTTACTGTGCAGGCTCAAATTTTAGAGTTATTGAAGGATATTCAAAAAAAGCTTGGAACTTCGATTATCTTCATAACCCATGACTTTGGGGTTGTTGCTAATAT includes:
- the opp3C gene encoding oligopeptide ABC transporter permease, producing MMEPNTIVPKKLFKVAENRPVMYDQLSAENTSYWSGVGRRFKQNKVALTGFIILLLLLFLAILGPYFNEHGYDDQDISRANLPPKISLLESVSWLPFDGVDTRGVDQYEQKNITTNFWFGTDELGRDIWTRVWEGTRVSLYIALLATLIDIIIGISYGSISAYYGGRVDNIMQRIIEILIGIPQLIIIIMLILVLKPGIITLTIAMGLAGWTGMARIVRGNMLKLKEQEFVLASRTLGAKDRRLIFRNLLPNTLGPIIITVSFSIPGAVFSEAFLSFIGLGLQPPTASLGTIVNDGFKYMRIYPHQMVISSVVISLIMISFNLIGDGLRDALDPRSRKR